One Nocardia iowensis DNA window includes the following coding sequences:
- a CDS encoding lipase family protein, protein MRCLPAIAVALLIVCPSTMGQAAAEPLPAPPGVPALPGLPELPQLPGLFPPPVGPLPRLHELIDQVIPPPPIEPAPRQTEPIWEATTLSPSVVALRDASLPANIGDPMFDAWPANLAELDEGQVIEVRDVTATTAPLMLLPIQRAQLLKYRTTNAHGGPSYATATLVVPAAAWPGQGPRPVVVNNLPIDALGRGCTPGYTLAHGLNPDTSVTDFIPPTSYVAALRGYAVLIPDHEGPWMAYAEPYVAGHAVLDSIRAVRGLFPDEFGASRFGMAGYSGGAIATHGAVKLIDGYAPELADVIVGAALGGVPADYEILARSMNGNLASAVFMAAVFGIGRERPEILARMNNLAQWVATSPVKNLCGSTYGAIGVLMLPIDVAANIADPLRSDVAEEIYRVTRMADMKSATPLYIYNGEQEFWIPAEGARNLYHEQCRLGVPSVYRSVLGEHIIAGGLGYPEAMLWLDERLHGVPAPNEC, encoded by the coding sequence ATGAGATGCTTGCCTGCCATTGCCGTGGCACTGCTGATCGTCTGCCCGAGCACGATGGGGCAGGCGGCCGCCGAGCCGCTGCCTGCCCCGCCGGGGGTACCCGCATTGCCGGGGCTGCCCGAGCTACCGCAGTTACCCGGTCTGTTCCCGCCACCTGTCGGCCCGCTGCCTCGTCTGCACGAATTGATCGATCAGGTGATCCCGCCGCCGCCGATCGAGCCTGCCCCGCGCCAGACCGAGCCGATCTGGGAGGCGACCACGCTGTCGCCCTCGGTGGTCGCCCTGCGCGACGCGTCGCTGCCCGCGAACATCGGTGATCCGATGTTCGATGCCTGGCCCGCGAACCTGGCGGAGCTCGACGAGGGACAGGTCATCGAGGTCAGGGACGTCACCGCGACCACGGCCCCGTTGATGCTGCTGCCGATCCAACGCGCGCAACTGCTCAAATACCGGACCACCAACGCGCACGGCGGACCCTCCTACGCCACCGCGACACTGGTCGTCCCGGCCGCTGCCTGGCCGGGACAGGGCCCGCGCCCGGTGGTGGTGAACAACCTGCCCATCGACGCACTCGGCCGCGGCTGCACGCCCGGATACACGCTGGCGCACGGGTTGAACCCCGATACCAGCGTCACCGATTTCATCCCACCGACCAGCTACGTCGCGGCTCTGCGCGGCTACGCGGTGCTCATCCCGGACCACGAGGGCCCGTGGATGGCCTACGCCGAGCCGTACGTCGCCGGCCACGCGGTGCTCGACTCGATCCGGGCGGTGCGCGGCCTGTTCCCGGACGAGTTCGGCGCGAGCAGGTTCGGCATGGCGGGCTATTCCGGCGGCGCCATCGCCACGCACGGCGCGGTGAAGCTGATCGACGGTTACGCACCGGAATTGGCGGACGTCATCGTCGGCGCGGCGCTGGGCGGTGTACCCGCGGACTACGAGATCCTGGCGCGCAGCATGAACGGCAATCTCGCGTCGGCGGTGTTCATGGCGGCGGTCTTCGGCATCGGCAGGGAGCGCCCGGAAATCCTCGCCCGAATGAACAATCTGGCGCAGTGGGTGGCGACCTCGCCGGTGAAGAACCTGTGCGGCAGCACCTATGGAGCGATCGGCGTGCTGATGCTGCCGATCGATGTGGCAGCCAACATCGCCGACCCGCTGCGGTCCGATGTCGCCGAGGAGATCTATCGGGTGACCCGGATGGCGGACATGAAATCGGCTACGCCGCTCTATATCTACAACGGCGAGCAGGAGTTTTGGATCCCGGCCGAGGGGGCGCGCAATCTCTACCACGAACAGTGTCGGCTCGGCGTGCCCTCGGTCTATCGCAGCGTGCTCGGCGAACACATCATCGCGGGTGGGCTCGGTTATCCGGAGGCGATGCTCTGGCTGGACGAACGGTTGCACGGTGTACCCGCGCCCAACGAGTGCTGA
- a CDS encoding fused (3R)-hydroxyacyl-ACP dehydratase subunits HadA/HadB, which translates to MNDITTTASEQAMALVGRHYRMTEHYEVGREKIREFARAVHDQHPAHWHESAAAELGYDALIAPLTFTSIVLMLMQRKMFESVLTAYDIGQVLQTEQSIEVHRPVLAGDQLHCVSYIESFRQFGDKDFMVTKNVLTNQHKELLQTATSTAVAQTGVAIAAELTAAVDGVIMTGQSTADRHDAATQLGADAGVLECFDEPVRADPLDHQRTPHTVPSFDELAVGMELPPRSMVLSRGDLVNYAGVSGDSNPIHFSDVVARSAGLPDVVSHGLLTMGLGAGYLTSWLGDPAAVTGYGVRFAGFAPVAATKASAIEFRGKIKSLDPERRTATVALTATCDGRKLFGRATADVALR; encoded by the coding sequence ATGAACGACATCACTACCACCGCGTCCGAACAGGCAATGGCCTTGGTGGGGCGGCACTACCGGATGACCGAGCACTACGAGGTCGGGCGGGAGAAGATCCGGGAGTTCGCCCGCGCCGTGCACGACCAGCATCCGGCGCACTGGCACGAGTCCGCCGCCGCGGAATTGGGCTACGACGCGCTGATCGCGCCGCTGACCTTCACCTCGATCGTGCTGATGTTGATGCAGCGCAAGATGTTCGAGTCGGTGCTCACGGCCTATGACATCGGCCAGGTGCTGCAGACCGAACAGTCCATCGAGGTGCACCGCCCGGTGCTCGCGGGCGACCAGTTGCATTGTGTCTCCTATATCGAGTCGTTCCGTCAATTCGGCGACAAAGACTTCATGGTGACCAAGAACGTGCTCACCAATCAGCACAAAGAACTGCTGCAGACCGCGACCTCGACCGCCGTGGCGCAGACCGGGGTGGCGATCGCCGCGGAGCTGACGGCCGCCGTCGACGGCGTCATCATGACCGGGCAGTCGACGGCCGACCGGCACGATGCCGCGACACAGCTCGGCGCGGACGCGGGCGTGCTGGAGTGCTTCGACGAACCGGTGCGGGCCGACCCGCTCGATCACCAGCGGACCCCCCACACCGTGCCGAGTTTCGACGAGCTCGCCGTCGGAATGGAACTGCCGCCGCGCTCGATGGTGCTGTCCCGTGGCGATCTGGTGAATTACGCTGGGGTGTCCGGTGATTCGAACCCGATTCACTTCAGCGACGTGGTCGCGCGCAGTGCGGGCCTGCCTGACGTGGTGTCGCACGGGTTGCTCACCATGGGCCTCGGCGCGGGCTACCTGACCTCGTGGCTGGGTGATCCCGCCGCCGTCACCGGTTACGGCGTGCGGTTCGCCGGTTTCGCGCCGGTCGCGGCGACCAAGGCGAGCGCCATCGAATTCCGCGGCAAGATCAAATCGCTCGATCCGGAACGCCGGACCGCCACCGTCGCGCTCACCGCGACGTGTGACGGCCGCAAGCTGTTCGGTCGCGCGACCGCGGACGTCGCGCTCCGCTGA
- a CDS encoding helix-turn-helix domain-containing protein yields MRASEVRQSTDAPLAAMTPASGPTVLRMVLGARLRKLRESCGLTREDAGAAIRGSHSKISRLELGRTGFRERDLLDLLDLYRVTDPVEREEYLELARQANESGWWHRDSDWLPKWYDTYLGLEQAATLVRAYEPRAVPELLQTADYARALLSLAHSGEPQPVIERRVALRMRRQSILDRPNPPQLWVVVEEAALSRPIGGTAVWNAQIEHLLRVVAKRHITVQVLADHVGGPALADGAFTMLRFAEADLPDIVYLQQLTSALYLDKQADLDAYRAVANQLSVHAAPPEYTIGLLEALRRRQPRILDQPAGTKP; encoded by the coding sequence ATGCGGGCTTCGGAGGTGCGACAGTCGACTGATGCCCCGCTGGCCGCAATGACTCCGGCGAGTGGCCCCACCGTGCTGCGCATGGTGCTCGGCGCCAGGTTGCGCAAGCTCCGTGAATCCTGCGGCCTCACCCGCGAGGACGCGGGTGCGGCCATTCGCGGCTCGCACTCGAAGATCAGCAGGCTCGAACTCGGCCGCACCGGCTTCCGCGAACGGGACCTGCTCGATCTGCTCGACCTCTACCGGGTCACCGATCCGGTCGAGCGCGAGGAATACCTGGAGCTGGCGCGTCAGGCCAACGAATCGGGCTGGTGGCACCGCGACAGCGACTGGCTGCCCAAGTGGTACGACACCTATCTCGGCCTGGAGCAGGCGGCCACGCTGGTCCGTGCCTACGAACCGAGGGCCGTGCCCGAGCTGCTGCAGACCGCCGACTACGCCAGGGCGCTGCTGTCGCTGGCGCACTCCGGCGAGCCGCAGCCCGTGATCGAGCGCCGCGTCGCCCTGCGGATGCGCCGCCAGAGCATCCTGGACCGGCCGAATCCACCGCAACTGTGGGTGGTCGTCGAGGAGGCGGCCCTGAGCCGTCCGATCGGCGGTACCGCCGTGTGGAACGCCCAGATCGAGCACCTGCTGCGGGTCGTAGCCAAGCGGCACATCACCGTCCAGGTGCTGGCCGATCACGTCGGCGGACCCGCCCTCGCCGACGGCGCCTTCACCATGCTCCGCTTCGCCGAGGCCGACCTGCCCGACATCGTCTACCTGCAACAGCTCACCAGCGCCCTCTACCTGGACAAGCAAGCCGACCTGGACGCGTATCGCGCTGTCGCCAACCAACTTTCGGTGCACGCCGCGCCGCCGGAATACACCATCGGCCTGCTGGAGGCGCTGCGCCGCCGTCAGCCGCGAATCCTCGACCAGCCAGCCGGCACCAAGCCCTGA
- a CDS encoding TetR/AcrR family transcriptional regulator produces the protein MSDDGVDLDGRRLRTRRSREALSRAAFDLLTERGLGAVAVEDIAVRAGVTRRTFSRHFTSIADAILGEVDQDVHLFNAALRRRPAAEPPLLAYHNAIHDWFTAEYGGERAALLARRWALFQRFEDEPELFAGYQRIRLEGQRESVRIIAARLGVDPDRDLRPATAVAVGAGLLIAALQAWAAGDDPDGLPELIEGYFGTLVELTTEFRTEESPP, from the coding sequence ATGAGCGACGACGGTGTCGATCTCGATGGCCGCAGGCTGCGGACCAGACGCAGCCGGGAAGCTCTTTCGCGCGCCGCCTTCGATCTGCTCACCGAGCGGGGTTTGGGCGCGGTCGCCGTCGAGGACATCGCGGTGCGGGCCGGGGTCACCCGGCGCACCTTCAGCCGGCACTTCACCTCCATCGCGGACGCCATCCTCGGCGAGGTCGACCAAGACGTCCACCTGTTCAACGCCGCCCTGCGCCGCCGTCCGGCGGCGGAACCGCCGCTGCTGGCCTACCACAACGCCATCCACGATTGGTTCACCGCCGAATACGGCGGCGAACGAGCCGCGCTGCTGGCCCGGCGGTGGGCGCTGTTCCAACGATTCGAGGACGAACCCGAGCTGTTCGCCGGATATCAGCGCATCCGGCTCGAAGGTCAGCGAGAATCGGTGCGGATCATCGCCGCCCGGCTCGGCGTCGACCCGGACCGCGATCTGCGCCCGGCCACCGCGGTGGCGGTCGGCGCGGGCTTGCTCATCGCGGCCCTACAGGCCTGGGCCGCGGGTGATGATCCGGACGGCCTGCCCGAACTCATCGAGGGCTACTTCGGCACCCTCGTCGAACTGACCACCGAATTCCGGACCGAGGAGTCACCGCCATGA
- a CDS encoding Rv1733c family protein yields MTTESVNIYRRTCRRVGLDRNPMRRREDRVQTLVAAALTLVFLIAVPVLVMSVGARVYHTETAAVQAETAKLQQVEATVTATGKAPLYAPIMPAKVEWKDADGVIHTDDYQSTTVVEPGSTVTIWLNGAGRIVEPPSPDQALSKAVLLTSGALLGVVLALVGCYFALRRALDRRRLRMWEMEWATVDLRWGSHS; encoded by the coding sequence ATGACCACAGAGTCGGTGAATATCTACCGCAGGACCTGCCGCCGCGTCGGGCTGGATCGTAATCCCATGCGCCGCAGGGAAGATCGAGTGCAGACCCTGGTCGCGGCGGCACTGACGCTGGTCTTCCTGATCGCCGTTCCCGTGCTGGTGATGTCGGTGGGCGCCCGGGTCTATCACACCGAAACCGCTGCGGTGCAAGCGGAAACGGCGAAACTGCAGCAGGTCGAAGCGACGGTGACGGCAACCGGCAAGGCGCCGCTGTACGCCCCGATCATGCCCGCCAAAGTGGAGTGGAAAGACGCCGACGGCGTCATCCACACCGACGACTATCAGTCGACCACCGTCGTGGAACCCGGTTCGACAGTGACCATTTGGCTGAACGGCGCCGGACGGATCGTCGAGCCGCCGTCACCGGACCAGGCGCTCAGCAAGGCGGTGCTGCTCACCTCCGGAGCCCTGTTGGGCGTCGTGCTCGCCCTGGTGGGTTGCTACTTCGCGCTTCGCCGCGCCCTCGACCGTCGCCGCCTACGGATGTGGGAAATGGAGTGGGCCACGGTAGATCTGCGCTGGGGCAGTCACAGCTGA
- a CDS encoding acyl-CoA carboxylase subunit beta, protein MSGTREKLDELRGILELAEEPAGETGIAKRKAKGIPSARERVRALLDPGSFVEIGALMRQSAQPGAMYGDGVVTGRGYIDGRPVVVIAHDQTVHGGSVGEMFGRKVAAAMEFAYENACPVVAINDSGGARIQDAVTSLAWYALMCRRQGDMSGYVPQVAIMLGKCAAGSVYAPVNMDVLVATEKSYMFVTGPEVTKAVTGADVSAEELGGAAALARNGTVHHVAPDEQAAFDWVRNYLSYLPTSCLEQPPVVNPGLEPELTSHDLELNSIIPDSDKVGYDMHEILIRIFDDGAFHEMAASTAQNLITGFARVDGRSVGVVANQPQVLGGALDAQCSDKATHFIRLCDAYGLPVIFVVDTPGVLPGIEEERNGVIKRGGRFFRAVIEATVPIVTVVTRKAYGGGYAVMGCKQLGADVSLAWPTARIAVMGAESMVGIIGRKQLEATPVDQRAAVRDQMIDFYNATMATPWIAAERGYVDAVIEPAQTRLEIRKALRLLRDKDTMKTNPRKHSLMPV, encoded by the coding sequence ATGAGCGGTACGCGAGAGAAGCTGGACGAGCTGCGGGGGATCCTGGAGCTCGCCGAGGAACCCGCCGGCGAAACGGGCATCGCGAAACGCAAGGCCAAGGGAATACCTAGTGCACGAGAGCGCGTGCGCGCCCTGCTCGACCCGGGCAGCTTCGTGGAGATCGGCGCGCTGATGCGCCAATCGGCCCAACCGGGCGCGATGTACGGCGACGGCGTGGTTACCGGTCGCGGCTATATCGACGGCAGGCCCGTCGTGGTGATCGCGCACGACCAGACCGTCCACGGCGGCTCGGTCGGTGAGATGTTCGGCCGTAAGGTCGCCGCCGCCATGGAGTTCGCCTACGAGAACGCCTGCCCGGTGGTGGCGATCAACGACTCCGGCGGCGCGCGTATTCAGGACGCGGTGACCTCGCTGGCCTGGTACGCGCTGATGTGCCGACGCCAAGGTGACATGTCGGGATACGTGCCGCAGGTGGCGATCATGCTCGGCAAGTGCGCGGCCGGTTCGGTGTACGCGCCGGTCAATATGGATGTGCTGGTGGCGACCGAGAAGTCGTACATGTTCGTCACCGGTCCCGAGGTCACCAAGGCGGTGACCGGCGCGGACGTGAGCGCGGAGGAGCTCGGCGGCGCGGCGGCCCTGGCCCGCAACGGCACCGTCCACCATGTCGCCCCCGATGAGCAGGCCGCTTTCGACTGGGTGCGTAATTACCTGAGCTACTTGCCGACCAGCTGTCTGGAACAGCCGCCGGTGGTGAATCCGGGGCTGGAGCCCGAGCTGACCAGCCATGACCTCGAACTGAATTCGATCATCCCGGACTCCGACAAGGTCGGCTACGACATGCACGAGATCCTGATCCGGATCTTCGACGACGGCGCCTTCCACGAGATGGCCGCCAGTACCGCGCAGAATCTGATCACCGGTTTCGCCAGGGTCGACGGCCGCAGTGTCGGCGTGGTCGCCAATCAGCCGCAGGTGCTCGGCGGCGCGCTCGACGCGCAATGCTCGGACAAGGCGACACATTTCATCCGGCTGTGCGATGCCTACGGGCTGCCCGTCATCTTCGTCGTCGATACCCCCGGTGTGTTGCCCGGCATCGAGGAGGAACGCAATGGCGTCATCAAGCGCGGCGGTCGCTTCTTCCGCGCGGTGATCGAAGCGACCGTGCCGATCGTGACGGTCGTGACGCGCAAGGCCTATGGCGGCGGTTACGCGGTGATGGGCTGCAAGCAGCTCGGTGCCGATGTCAGTCTGGCCTGGCCGACCGCGCGGATCGCGGTAATGGGCGCGGAGAGCATGGTCGGCATCATCGGGCGTAAGCAACTCGAGGCCACCCCTGTCGATCAGCGTGCCGCGGTGCGAGATCAGATGATCGACTTCTACAACGCCACCATGGCGACGCCGTGGATCGCTGCCGAGCGCGGCTATGTCGATGCGGTGATCGAGCCCGCACAGACCCGACTGGAAATCCGTAAAGCGCTGCGCTTGCTGCGCGACAAAGACACCATGAAAACGAATCCGCGCAAGCACAGCCTCATGCCGGTGTGA
- a CDS encoding transcriptional regulator, which yields MTAMQVSSSTESLASKLLDYLAQHAGGAPIGDVATTTRDCVAAAVELLAPRPPQRIAGPPEIAGTATRWAREGVALETVLGAYHDEIRSGLEFVAEHSDGEAVAGAQLILRVLEMVTVTTSTAYVDEHRAVAREHQTAAQTLLSALLGGHAVGELAAQTGIAIAPAYQVVALSIPAHPDERRPGAGVVAARRKLRRVQAALAGPLGSRALSLLSAAGGTVLVPSDIRPARVGAPAMTADVLAILSEAAEVPLTAVVATGGTARIPELAARTHDLLDRIRAAGRSPGLYRVADPDEAADCDPAQQVRTPMVTSANDHEIGRSA from the coding sequence ATGACGGCTATGCAGGTCAGTTCGAGTACCGAGAGTCTGGCGTCGAAACTCCTCGACTACTTGGCACAGCACGCGGGCGGCGCTCCGATCGGTGATGTCGCGACGACCACCAGGGATTGTGTCGCGGCGGCGGTAGAGTTGCTCGCGCCGCGACCACCGCAGCGGATAGCCGGGCCGCCCGAAATCGCAGGCACCGCAACGCGATGGGCACGCGAGGGGGTCGCGCTGGAAACAGTGCTCGGCGCCTATCACGACGAAATCCGTTCTGGTTTGGAATTTGTCGCCGAACACAGTGACGGCGAGGCGGTCGCCGGGGCGCAGTTGATCCTGCGGGTGCTGGAAATGGTCACGGTCACCACGTCGACCGCCTATGTGGACGAACATCGCGCGGTGGCCAGGGAGCACCAAACCGCCGCGCAGACCTTGCTGTCCGCCCTGCTCGGCGGCCATGCGGTCGGCGAGTTGGCCGCGCAGACCGGAATCGCGATCGCACCGGCGTATCAGGTGGTGGCGCTGAGTATTCCGGCCCACCCCGATGAACGAAGACCGGGTGCGGGCGTCGTGGCGGCCCGGCGCAAACTGCGCCGGGTGCAGGCCGCGCTGGCCGGCCCGCTCGGTTCCCGCGCGTTGTCGCTGCTGTCCGCGGCGGGCGGCACCGTGCTCGTGCCGTCCGATATCCGGCCCGCCCGCGTCGGCGCACCGGCGATGACCGCCGATGTGCTCGCCATCCTGAGTGAGGCCGCCGAGGTGCCGCTTACCGCCGTGGTCGCCACCGGCGGCACCGCCCGCATCCCCGAACTCGCCGCTCGCACACACGATTTGCTGGACCGCATCCGCGCCGCGGGCAGATCGCCGGGTCTGTACCGCGTGGCCGACCCCGACGAGGCGGCGGATTGTGATCCGGCCCAGCAAGTCCGGACCCCCATGGTCACCTCGGCCAACGATCATGAAATAGGCCGCTCGGCTTGA
- a CDS encoding acyl-ACP desaturase: MTTALTDRDILRELEPVAERLLNDHLRKAKAWNPHDYVPWDDGRNFAALGGIDWEPGQSKLSEVARTAMVTNLLTEDNLPSYHREISETFSLDGVWGTWVGRWTAEENRHAIVMRDYLVVTRAVDPVLLEQARMAHMTTGIAKPEKGQQFLRSVAYVTLQELATRISHRNTGTACDEPIAERMLQRIAADENLHMIFYRNISAAALDLMPNESLRAITDIVTRFQMPGLTQPNFRRNAVVLAKHGIYDLRQHLDVVVRPVLRAWNVFERTDLSGDGERARDELAAYLDELATKATRFEEQRDRVAARQAERAAVAR, translated from the coding sequence GTGACCACCGCGTTGACCGATCGCGATATTCTGCGCGAACTGGAACCCGTCGCCGAACGTTTGCTCAATGACCACCTGCGCAAAGCCAAGGCGTGGAACCCGCACGATTATGTGCCGTGGGACGACGGCCGCAACTTCGCCGCACTCGGCGGAATCGATTGGGAGCCGGGCCAATCCAAGCTGTCCGAGGTGGCCCGGACCGCTATGGTGACCAACCTGCTCACCGAGGACAATCTGCCGTCCTATCACCGCGAGATCTCGGAGACGTTCTCCCTCGACGGCGTGTGGGGCACCTGGGTCGGCCGCTGGACCGCCGAGGAAAATCGGCACGCCATCGTCATGCGCGACTATTTGGTGGTTACCCGCGCGGTCGACCCGGTGCTGCTGGAACAGGCCCGGATGGCGCATATGACCACGGGCATCGCGAAACCCGAAAAAGGGCAGCAATTCCTGCGTTCGGTCGCCTATGTCACCTTGCAGGAACTGGCTACCAGAATCAGTCACCGGAACACCGGAACCGCATGCGACGAACCCATCGCCGAGCGTATGCTGCAACGGATCGCCGCCGACGAAAACCTGCACATGATCTTCTACCGCAACATCAGCGCAGCGGCCCTCGATCTGATGCCGAACGAATCGCTGCGTGCCATCACCGACATCGTCACGCGCTTCCAGATGCCCGGTCTCACCCAGCCGAACTTCCGCCGCAACGCGGTGGTGCTCGCCAAACACGGCATCTACGACCTCCGTCAGCACCTGGACGTAGTGGTGCGGCCGGTGCTGCGGGCGTGGAATGTCTTCGAGCGCACGGACCTATCCGGCGACGGCGAACGGGCGCGCGACGAGCTCGCCGCCTACCTCGACGAATTGGCCACGAAGGCAACGAGATTCGAAGAGCAGCGGGACCGGGTGGCGGCCAGGCAGGCAGAACGAGCCGCCGTAGCGAGATGA
- a CDS encoding alpha/beta hydrolase, with the protein MSIRRPISAAAMALIAATVAVPAVADTPGVPGGPPPAVDPSMTRTGLLSIESVGPQRDHLRISSAAMRRVIEVDVLRGTGSAPRPTLYLLDGVDGEATSGWLTKGGAAEFFADKPVDVVLTSGGTGSMYSDWVRHDTALGLNRWETFLTDELPPIVESLLKSSGRRAIAGVSMGAQAAMMLAARHPGRYHAVAGMSGCYSTADPLGRAVTTITVASRGGNVENLWGPPASPEWAAHDSLLGAAALRGTAIYLSAATGVPTGADLVAIAQSPTIVDALRLAGGGAALEAGARSCTERFAGRLAELNIPATVEYGPEGMHTWPDFEAELPRAWQVLAKALELPSPK; encoded by the coding sequence ATGAGCATCCGGCGGCCGATCAGCGCGGCGGCGATGGCACTCATCGCCGCGACGGTCGCTGTTCCCGCCGTGGCGGATACGCCCGGCGTACCCGGCGGGCCACCACCCGCCGTCGACCCGTCGATGACCCGGACCGGCCTCCTCTCCATCGAGAGTGTCGGCCCGCAGCGCGACCACCTGCGGATTTCCTCGGCGGCCATGCGCCGGGTGATCGAGGTCGACGTGCTGCGTGGCACCGGCTCGGCGCCACGCCCGACGCTGTATCTGCTCGATGGCGTCGACGGCGAAGCCACCTCGGGCTGGCTCACCAAGGGCGGCGCCGCGGAGTTCTTCGCGGACAAGCCGGTGGACGTGGTACTGACCAGCGGCGGCACCGGCAGCATGTACAGCGACTGGGTGCGCCACGACACCGCACTCGGGCTCAACCGGTGGGAAACCTTCCTCACCGACGAACTGCCGCCGATCGTGGAGTCGCTGCTGAAGTCCTCCGGCCGCCGCGCCATCGCCGGGGTCTCGATGGGTGCGCAGGCGGCGATGATGCTGGCCGCGCGCCATCCTGGGCGCTATCACGCCGTTGCGGGCATGAGCGGGTGCTATTCCACCGCGGACCCGCTGGGTCGCGCGGTCACCACGATCACCGTCGCATCGCGTGGCGGCAATGTCGAAAACCTCTGGGGCCCACCGGCTTCACCGGAATGGGCGGCGCACGACAGTCTGCTCGGCGCGGCCGCGCTGCGCGGCACCGCGATCTACCTCTCGGCGGCCACCGGCGTGCCGACCGGCGCCGATCTGGTGGCCATCGCGCAGTCGCCGACGATCGTCGACGCGCTGCGGCTGGCGGGCGGCGGTGCGGCATTGGAGGCCGGCGCCCGGTCGTGCACCGAGCGGTTCGCCGGCCGGCTGGCCGAGCTGAACATCCCGGCCACCGTCGAATACGGGCCCGAGGGCATGCACACCTGGCCGGACTTCGAGGCCGAACTGCCGCGGGCCTGGCAGGTGCTGGCGAAGGCGCTCGAGCTGCCATCACCGAAGTGA
- a CDS encoding LLM class flavin-dependent oxidoreductase, whose translation MTSALPSVRFSILDRSRVRRGQSHPAALRDTVEFARLAEEWGYHRFWVSEHHSVPGVAGSAPTVLAAAAAAATQRIRIGTGGVMLPNHQPLIVAEQFGVLESLYPGRIDMGLGRSVGFTDGVRRALGHDKRDAEDFDAQLTELLDYFDHGRNGVHGWPAEGLRIPAFLLATGSGAERAARFGLPLVIAAVGGTDRMIEAIERYRAGFQATAWGAEPYVMVSGSVVIADTTEQARRLLLPEAWSNAYSRTRGEFPTLIPPSEIEALTMTDRERRIFDESLLGHVHGTEDEVADQLEHLVTSTGADEILVHTSTYDRAARLESHRRLARLTGLLGAAEAGARIGQAV comes from the coding sequence ATGACCTCGGCACTTCCCTCCGTCCGGTTCTCCATCCTGGACCGGTCCCGCGTCCGGCGCGGTCAGAGCCACCCCGCGGCGTTGCGCGACACCGTCGAGTTCGCTCGCCTCGCCGAGGAATGGGGCTACCACCGTTTCTGGGTGTCCGAACATCACAGCGTGCCCGGTGTGGCCGGGTCGGCACCGACGGTGCTCGCGGCGGCCGCTGCCGCCGCCACCCAACGCATCCGGATCGGCACCGGCGGAGTGATGCTGCCCAACCATCAACCGCTGATCGTGGCCGAACAGTTCGGTGTGCTGGAATCGCTGTACCCGGGCCGGATCGACATGGGTCTCGGCCGCTCGGTCGGCTTCACAGACGGGGTCCGCCGCGCGCTCGGCCACGACAAGCGCGACGCCGAGGACTTCGACGCCCAATTGACCGAGCTGCTCGACTATTTCGACCACGGCCGAAACGGCGTGCACGGCTGGCCCGCCGAGGGACTGCGGATTCCGGCGTTCCTGCTGGCGACCGGCTCGGGTGCCGAGCGGGCCGCGCGCTTCGGGCTGCCGCTGGTGATCGCCGCGGTGGGCGGGACGGACCGGATGATCGAGGCGATCGAGCGCTACCGCGCCGGGTTCCAGGCCACGGCCTGGGGCGCTGAACCATATGTCATGGTGTCCGGATCGGTCGTCATCGCCGACACCACAGAGCAGGCGCGCCGACTGTTGTTGCCGGAGGCGTGGTCGAACGCGTACTCACGCACCCGCGGCGAATTTCCGACGCTGATCCCGCCGTCCGAGATCGAGGCGCTGACCATGACCGACCGGGAGCGCAGGATCTTCGACGAATCGCTGCTCGGCCACGTACACGGCACCGAGGACGAGGTCGCCGACCAGTTGGAGCACCTGGTGACCAGCACCGGTGCCGACGAAATCCTGGTGCACACCAGCACTTACGATCGGGCCGCGCGGCTGGAGTCGCACCGTAGGCTGGCCCGGCTGACCGGATTGCTCGGCGCCGCGGAAGCGGGTGCGCGAATCGGACAGGCGGTGTAG